AATTGTCGAAACTGAAAAGGAATAACATAGGCTTCACACATATTACTGGATTCAACCACGGCGTGCTTTTCCTGAATAGACTCTTTAAATTCGGCTTTTACATCCTCTACAATGGGGCCGAGGTGAATGTATTCAAATTTGCGCTCGGTGCTGTTGACGCGTGAAAAAGCCAACAGATCTTCAATAAGCGCCTGCATGCGATTGGCCGCCCCCTGAATACGGCTGAAATAATCCTTCCCGCTTTCTGACAAATTATGAAAATCTCTTTCCAGAATGCGGGAGGCAAAGGTCTGTATTTTACGCAAGGGCTCCTGCAGGTCGTGGCTGGATACGTAGGCAAAGGATTTCAGCTCGGTATTCATCTGCTCCAACTCTCGGTTTATCTGCTCCAGTTCCCGGGTGCGTTCCAGGACCTGCCGCTCCAGCTCATTGGTAAATACTTTCTGCTCCTCAATGTCGGTGCTTGTGCCCACCCACATCTGCAGGGTTCCATTGGCGTCACGCTGCGCTATGGCGCGACTCAATTGCCAACGATAGCTGCCGTCGTACCGGCGAAACCGGTGTTCAAAGAGAAAATCTTTGCCGGTACGCACCGACTCCATCCAAGACCGTACATTTTCTTCCCGCTCATCGGGATGCACGATTTGCAGCCATCCTTCCTTTTCTATTTGCTCTCGCATTAAGCCGGAATAGTTGTAGACCGATTGGTTAAAGTAGGTCAGATTTCCGGCGGCATCGCCGGTCCATACAAATTGGGGCATAGAGTCGGCGAGCAAACGGAATTTTTGCTCTCGTTCCTCCAATTCCCGGCGGTAGCGTTTTTCTTCGGTGATGTCCTGAATGGTTCCCAATAACTTAACCGGCTCCCGGTCCTTATTGTAAAAAACCTTTCCTTTGGCAGCCACCCACCGGATGGATTGGTCATTGAGGATCAGTCTTGATTCATACTGAAGGTGCCCGGTACGGTAGGCCTGCTCAAAAGCCTCGTTGCGTCGCGGTCTGTCTTCGGGGTGTAAGTGCTTCAACAATTGGGCATGCTCCAGTACAGTCCCTTTTTCATAGCCCAGTATTTCCAGATATCGGTCGGAATAGTGTGTACCTCCTGTTTTAAGGTTAAGCTCCCACATGCCCAGCTCACTGGCGGTGAGGACAATGTTTAATCGTTCTTCGTTCTCTTTCAGAATATTTCCGGCAATGACCCGATCGTGAATATCCATACAGGCACCGATATATCCTTCAAAAACCCCTTCGGCCGTAAAACGCGGCGTGCTGTGATCCGAAATCCAACGGTACATTCCGTCATATCGTCGCAAGCGGTATTCCATATAAAGCTCCTCCCTGTTCTCAAAAGAGGCGAGGTAAGTGGCATGGCAGCGTTCAATGTCGTCCGGATGCACGCCTTCGGCCCAGCCGGTCCCCATTTCCTGATCCATGGTCCGCCCCGTAAAGTGCAGCCATGCTTTGTTGAAAAAGTGGTAAAGCGTATCAGTACCCGACATCCGGATCAACACGGGCGCACTGTCGGCTACGTAGCGAAAACGCTTTTCGCTTTCTTCAATTTTTTTACGCGCCTGCGCTTCGTTCAACGCGCTTTCCCGCAGGGTTTCTTCGGCTTTTTTTCGTTCCGTAATATCAATACACGAACTGATATAACCGGCAAAGGCACCGTCGGGCCGAAAACGGGGGGTTACGGTAGCCAGCAGCCACTTATATTCATTGTCTTTGGTCAATATTCTAAATTCGCTTTTGAAAGGTTCTTTTTTCTCGAACTTGCTGAGAAAAACGGCCACGTAGTCCTTTCGGTCGGCCGGATGCAGAAGCTCCATCCATTTCATCGCTGTAAGGTTTTCCATGGATTTGCCGGTCAGGTTCATCCACGCCTTATTGAAATACGTAGCAGATCCGAGCTCATCTCCCACCGCGATCAAAATATCGGTTCCTTCCGACATGGTCCGAAACCGCTCTTCGCTTTCTTCCATTTGCTTGCGAGCCATTACCTGCTCCGTCACCTCCTGCAAGGTACCATTGAAACGATAGGCGAAACGGTTTTCATCAAACCGGGCTTTTCCTTTGGCCTGAACGATAATTTCTTTCCCCGTAATGGGGTTGCTAATGGTATATTCGCTCTGAAAATTTCCGCCGGACGAATACTCCAATGCTGTCTGAATGGCCTCCGTAATGCGTTTTCGGTCTTTTTCTGCAATGGCCCTCAACGCCGCCGGAAGCTCCAACTCATTCTCAGGAGGCAACCCAAACCACTCTTTTAAACGATCGTTGGCGGTAAATTTATCGGTTGCGGGGTCATAATCCCACGTACCCAATTCAGCGGCTTCAATGGCAAACTGAAGCTGTTCATTGCTTTCGTTCAGGCTTTGTAGATTTCTGACTTTTTCAGTGGTTTCGGTACAGATGACCAATACCCCCGCCGGCGTTACGGATTCATCATATACCGGGCTGTAGCTAAAAGTCCAGTAGACATCTTCCAGGTGGCCGTTTCGATAGATAGGGATCAGTTGATCTTCACTCCAGGTGGCTTCTCCATTCAATAATACACTGTCGATCAATGGCTTGATAATACTCCATATTTCCGGCCACACTTCTTCTCCGGGCTTACCGAGGGCATAGGGATGCTTTCCGTTATTGCCCAAGCTGGGTCGATACGCGTCGTTGTAAAAACAGATCAGTTCGGGCCCCCACCACAGGAACATGGGAAACTTCGAATTCAACAGGATGCCTAAGGTTGTACGCAGGCTTTGAGGCCACCGCCCGGGTGGACCCAAGGAGGTATGACCCCAATCATATCTACGCATGAGTTCCCCCATTTCACCGCCTCCTGACAAAAACAGGAATGGTGCACCGGGCGTATTATCGTTCATTCTAAAAAATGTATTTTATTTTCAAATATACTTTTTGGTACAACATAAAAACTGCCTCCGGCCAATAAAATATCGGGACGGTGGCTTTTTACCCAAAACACACCTTCATTAATATGCCCGGTTCAGGCTGTTTTAATGCCTTTCAACCTTCTGCTTTTACCACTCAATAGCCCCTTCATCACAAAACTTCCTAATTCCGCTAATATATATACGAAAATGGCTTGCCTTTTTTTCTGACTTTCGGCCCCAAAAAGTCAACTAGAGGTGCGGATTTTTTGTCATGAAGACCCAATTCCCCTTTTGGGATATTAATAACGAACACTTAATGCAGTATACTATCCCCTTTTCCCCTCTATTTATGACAAATATCATTGTGCATATTCTCTTATCAAGGTATCCTTTCATTTGTATTCTTTTAAGTTACAGGCAATTTATCCCTTTTAAAAAGCATGATTCCGGAAAATGCACTCACTATAGAAGGCCTTTCTGCCATAAAATCACTTTACAATAATGCCCCCTGCGGTTATCATTCGTTGAATGCAGAAGGCATTTTTACCATGATCAATGATACTGAGCTAAAATGGCTGGGCTATACACGCAGTGAAGTCGTTGGAAAAATGGCATTTTGGGATATGTTACCTCCGGAAAGTCTGAAAAAATACCATGACAATTTTCCTTTGTTCAAAGAAAAAGGTACAATCAGAGAACTAGAATTCGACCTGATCTGCCGTGACGGAACTTTATTTCCCGCCTCTATCAGTTCATTGGCTGTATATGATGCAGAAGGAAATTATCTGGTCTCACGCAGTGCCGTTTTTGACCTGCGCAAGCGGAAAGAATTGGAAGCATTACTCCAACAACAGAACGAAGGACTAAAGGCTGCCAATGAGGCCCTGTATGCACTCAATCAGGAAAAGAATCGGTTTTTAGGCATTGCCTCCCATGATTTGCAAAACCCTTTGACCAAACTTTACTTACTGGCCGATAAACTTGAATTTACCGGGAAGAATCTAACTCCATTACAACTTAAATGTGTTCACAGTATTCGGGAAACTGTTGAACAAATGACCAACCTGGTCCGTAATCTCTTGAATTTTAACCTTATTGAGCAGGGAATCCCTATTCCTTCGTATGAAATCATCAATTTGCCGCTTTTTTTACCTACGCTGCTGTATCGCTTTCAACACTTGGCCGACCGCAAACGGATCGCGCTGAAATTTGAGTGTGAATACACCGCTGTGCTGGTAAAAACAGTGCCGTCTTATTTGACCGATATTATTGAAAACCTGCTCTCCAATGCCCTGAAATTTTCACCGCCTGACAGTGTTGTCTTCTTACGGGTACATTCTCAGGAAGCATGGGCAGAGGTCTCAATCATTGACGTTGGTCTGGGCATTAAACCCGAAGAAATGCCGCTTTTGTTCGGTAAGTTTTGCAAACTCAGTACCCGCCCTACTGCCGGAGAAAATTCAACCGGATTGGGACTTTCGATCGTAAAAGAATTGATTACCAAAATTGAAGCTGATATTACGTGTACAAGTGACTATGGCCATGGAGCCACATTTACCGTAAAACTCCCCAAAGCCTGATACTGTACTTTCACCATTTGCCTGTGTAGTTACTAAAAACCCGCAAAACGTTGATTTTGCGGGTTTTTAGTGGTTAAGGCTTGTTTAAAAGCATCAAAGAAGGGTACTTTCAGGCCATCCTTGACAGGAATGAAAGCGTGGCTGCTTACCGACGTATCGGAATAAGCGCGAGCGATTTGCTGAGCCGTGCGTACGGGTTGCAAATATCAAAAATCATGATAAGTAACCCAATGGCAAGGACGGCTGATTTTTCTAGTGTGAGTATCATCTTTATTTTAGTTACTGTTAAAAAGCATGTAAAAGTGTCAGAATTTCTGTAAAACGTTACTCGGTTTCCTTTCCGTCAGAATTAAACCAATCGGGTGGGCGTTCAATGATTTGCTTAAAGTTAGTCGGTAAAAAATGAATTAACTAACGATTGGTAAACTTAAAAAAAATAAGGGCTGTTTAAAAACTTTAGCTATTTACAAATATCTGATGATCAGGTAATTTACAAAACAAAAGCCTAAATTTCAGAAGAGCTTCCATTGTATCACTTTCTCAATGTCGGTCCGGTCTGTTTAGGTATCATATGTATAGAACGCTCATTGGGTAACATTAGTTTTGATTCTTCCCCTAAATACTTTTCAGCGCCCCTCCGAAACCGTGCTGCCTCTCCCCGCCACCTCGACATGAGGAATATAAATGGTAAAGGTGGCACCTTCATTGAGCACACCGGTTGCCGAAATGACGCCGTTATGATTTTCCACAATTTTTTTCACAATGGCCAACCCGATGCCGGTTCCTTCGTACTTATCCCGGCCATGCAGCCGCTGAAACACTTCAAAGATGCGATTACTGAAACGCTGCTCAAAGCCGATACCATTATCGCTGACGGTAATACAGCAATATTTTTTGTTCGGTGCAAGTTTGTCGTGCTCAAGCAAATGCCCCTCCACAATCTCGCTTTTGATAATGATATGCGGAGGACGTTCGGGCATGGTAAATTTGAGGGAGTTGCCAATAAGGTTTTGCATGAGTTGCCGAAACTGAAACGGACTGATGTGCGCTTCACAAACTTCGTTGTACTCAATAATGGCATTCTTTTCCTGAATGACTTCGTGAAATTCGGTTTTCACTTCGTCAATGATCAAGCTCAGCGACAAATGTTCAAATTTTCGTTCGGTGCTGCTGATGCGCGAAAAAGCCAGCAGATCATCTATCAGCACCTGCATGCGATAGGCCGCATTCTGCATACGACTGAAATAATTTTTCCCGGTTTCAGACAGATTCTTTTCTATTTCCAGAATACGGGAAGAAAAGGTTTGGATTTTACGCAATGGCTCCTGCAAATCATGACTTGATACGTAGGCAAAGGATTGGAGCTCTGCATTCATTTGTTCAAGTTCACGATTTTTTTGTTCAAGAGCTTCGTTGGCCTCTCCGAGTTCACGGGTTCGGCTTTCGACCCGGCTTTCCAACTCCTGCGCAAAACTTTTTTCGGTATGAATATCTGTAAACGCACCTACCCATTTAACAATACGGCCGTCATTCTCTACTACAGGCTCACTGTTTACGGCATGCCATCGGTACTGACCCGTTTTGCTTTTAAGCCGCACCTCCTGTTTATATCTTTTGCCCGTAGTAAGGCTGTTCATCCACGCTTTACCCGTACTGTCAAGATCATCCGGGTGGACAATGACCCGCCAGGTCTCTTCATTGTTGGGCTCAATGCCGGTATATTCCTTCCATCGGGAAGAAACGTACATTTGATTACCTTTTTCGTCGGTTACCCATACCAACTGTGGCAGGGTTTCGGCCAGGTTGCGGAAGCGCTGTTCGCTTTCTTCGATTTTTTTGCGTGCTTTGACCAGATCCGTGATCTCATCAGCGATACCGATGATACCCGTAACGACTCCGGTTTCCTCTCTGAGCGGCTCAAACACAAACTTCAGATAGACGGTCTCTATTTTCCCCCGGCGCAACAGTACGAGCGGGATCTCATTGACCAAACAGGGTGTTCCGTTGTGGTAGACATCCTCCATCATTTGTTCAAATCCCTGCCCGGCCGCTTCGGGAATGGCTTCAAAGATGGGCTTACCAACGATTTCCGACGCCTTTTTCCCCCATATAGCCAGCACTCTGGCGTTGGCTATCTCCACCACAAACTGAGGTCCCCGCAATACATAGATACCGGTGGGAGCCTGCGAAAACAGGTTTTTCAACTGCTGCTCAATGTGCTTACGGGTAGACGCGATCTTTAACTGTGAGCTGATCCTGGCCAATAATTCTTTAGAAGAAAATGGCTTTACCAGGTAATCGTCTGCTCCGGTCTCGTAGCCTTCGATCTTTGATTCTTCTCCGGCCCGGGCTGTGAGCAGTATCACGGGGAGTTGAGCCGTTTGCGGATTGTCTTTTATTTCCTTTAACAACTGAATTCCGTCCATGACCGGCATCATAATGTCGGAAAGAATCAGGGCGGGATTTACCGATGGCAGTAAATCAAGAGCTTCCCGACCATTTTTGGCCGTAATAACATGGTATGTTTTCCGGAGCAGGGTCTGAATATGGTCCCGCATATCGGCATTATCGTCAACCACCAATACTGTTGGCTGTTTTTTGGCAGTACCCGGCAGAAGTACGCCGCTGCTGTGGTTTTCGGCGGGGTTATCTTCGAGCAATACCGACACTTCCTTTACGTAGATATCCGACAGAATATCCTCATTATAGGCGGCATTATCAATAATCTGCCCTACCGGCAGGTGTTTTTTTTCGACGGGAATACTTACCCTAAAGAGGCTTCCTTCTCCTTCTGTACTTTGTACGCTGATGGTTCCTCCGTGCAGGCTGACCAATTCTTTCACCAGCGATAGACCAATACCGGTCCCTTCGTAGGTTCGGCCGGCGGTGTTTTGTACCCGATGAAAACGTTCAAACATGTGCGGGATCTCTTTGGCCGGAATCCCGACGCCGGTATCCAGCACTTCAAGCACTGCCTGCTTTTCCCGCAGAGAGAGAGAGAGAGAAATACTTCCTTTCAGGGTATATTTAAACGCATTGGACAAAAGGTTGAACACGATCTTTTCCCACATTGTACGGTCCACGTATACTGGCTCAGGGAAGGTCTCGGTGGCTATATGCAGCTCCAACCCCGCTTTCTCAATGATCGATTGAAAATTCGAGGCAACATTCTTTGTGTACACGGGCAGGTCAACCGGCGTATAGACAGCCTTTTGCCGCCCACTTGCCAAGCGACTGAAATCCAGCAGGGTATTGACCAGTTTGAGCAAGCGCAGAGCGTTGCGGTGCGTCGTTTCAATGCGGTGGCGCTCGTCGTCGTTCAAATGCCCGTCTTTAGCTGCCATCAGTTCTTCCAGCGGCCCCAGCATCAGGGTGAGCGGCGTACGAAACTCATGGCTGATGTTGGAAAAAAAGGCTGTTTTCGTTTTATCAAGCTCTTCCAGCTCAGCGGCCCGTTTACGCTCTTCGTCCAGCGCCCTTACGTTGGTTATGGCAGTAGCAATCTGATCAGCAATGAGTTGAAAAAAACGTTGGTACTTAGCATCCAGCTGTCGGTACGGATTGATGCCGATCAGCAAAAGAGCCAACGGAACTTTAAGGTGGGCCTGTGAGATGGGCAAAATGAGCGCTTTGCCGGGGGAATCCTGCCAGGGTCCTGCCGGCAAAGCGCCATATCTGTCTCGGAGATTTTCCACTACAACGGCCTTGCCCGTCTGAAGTACCTCTTTCCATTCGTGAAGCACCTCCTGCTGCAACGCGGGGTTTATGCGTATACCGACAAAGGCTTCGGGCAGCGAATCGGGTATTCTCTCCCGACGAATCAACAAATTTCCCTCATCACTGACTCCATAAAAGGCGGCAAACGGAAAATCTTTCCGGTGCTGCTCAAAGACTTCCATGGCTTTTTGGTACACTTCGGCATCGTTGGCAGCGTTCAAAAGGTGTTTCCCCAGATCGGTCAGCGCCGCAAGCTGCCGCTCAGAAAGTACCAGCGACGTATCGTCGGTATTGGCGCAAAGCATTCCTGCAGTTCCTCCTTTATCTCCGGGTACCGGTGTATACGAAAAGGTATAATACGTCTCTTCGGGATAGCCGTTACGCTCCATAATGAGCAATTGCCGCTCTACATACGTTCCTTCATTTTTCTCCATCACGCGCCGGAGCATTGGCTCAATATCCTTCCATATTTCGCGCCATACGACTGCGGCGGGTTGTCCCAATGCTTCCGGGTGCTTGCCGCCTACTATGGCTTTGTAAGGGTCATTATAGAGCTTTATGAGTTCACTTCCCCACCCGATCCAAATCGGCTGACTGGAGGTAAGCATAATCCTAACGCAGGTTTTCAGACTTTGCTCCCACTGCTCGGGCTCACCCAGCGGTGTTTTGGACCAATCGAACGTGCGCATTCTCTCACCCATTTCACCGCCTCCGGAAAGAAATTCAGGTTTTTTTTGGGGGTTGACTTCCATAAGTCAAAGCTAAATTAAAGTTTTACAGCAATGGTTTGGAAACATACTATAGAGCAAGTATATACGATCAATAAAACAAATATATACCATTTATAGACTAAATCATCAGCCCGACAGAAACGTTTTTTTCTAATTTACAGCCAAAGACGCCCCTGCCGAAGCGCCATTATGTCGTCTTAATGGCTGATACCGCAAAAGCAAACAACGCTAGCCTTTTTACACCTTGGGATCAATAATTTTTAAGTTCATTATTCATTATTTGTAAACGCAACAGAAAAAGAACGGAGGAGAAAAGAACGAACAGCCCGACTATGACATACTTCAATGAACCCCGGCAGGCTGCTCTGCTCAACAAATCAGCACAGAAGGTATTAATTAAATAGGGTTGGAAGCAAATTACAGGAGTGTCCACACCCTTACCGCAAAATTCACCGCAAACAAGAGCAAAAGTCAGGTTCGGATGCCGTCCTGTTTCCGGCATAAGAAAATGGCTAAAAAACGGTCATTAAATCATCAAATTGGTCGAAAATAGTTGAAAAGTGGCTAAAAATGGGGTCATTCCGCCTCAAAAATTATCTATATTTCTAACAATCAGCTAATTATCTAAAAATACCCTCAAACGTTCCGCCAGACTCCGTTTTCAGTCTCCTACAACTTTTTGATATAAAAGCATACTGTAAGCTAGATTGTAAGCAACAAAAAACCCCTCAAATCGTGAAACTTGAGGGGTTTTTGTGGTTTTGGTGGACGCGTAGGGATTCGAACCCCAAACCTCCTGATCCGTAGTCAGGTGCTCTATCCAATTGAGCTACGCATCCTTTTTATTTATTTTCCCGTTGATTTGGGACTGCAAAGGTAGCTGTTTAAATTTCAATTCCAAACGCCCATGACCTAAATTTTATAAAAAAATTGCTTCACTATTGATTATCAACCTGTTTTCCTGCAAAAAAAATTTCAACCCCTATAAGGCTACAGTTTGATCTTTAGTCCGTCGTAGGCCAATCGAACTCCCGAAGGCAGTTCTTTGTCTACGGCTCCGTGGCAACCCATTTTATGACTGATGTGCGTAAAGTAAGTCATCTTGGGGCTGAGCCGCTCTGCCATGTCCAACGCCTGGTCCAATGAATAGTGTGAGATATGTCGGTCGCGCTGAAGCGCCCCCAATACCAATACATCCAATCCTTTCAGTTTGGCCTGCTCCGCCTCGGAAATATGGTTGACGTCGGTGACGTAGGCAAAGTTGTCAACCCTGAAGCCAAACACTGGCAGTCTGTGATGCAGCACGTCGATGGGAATGAAGGTGACGCCCTTGATCTCGAAGGGCGCGGCGGTGATCTCGTGGAGCTGAAGGCGCGGAATGCCCGGGTAGCGGTGCTCGGCAAAGACATACTCAAATTCGCGGTGGATCTGATCCAATACTTCCGCTCGTCCATATACGGGCATATCGCGCTGCTGGAGGAAATTAAACGCCCGTACGTCATCCAATCCCGCCGTATGGTCTTTGTGCTGATGGGTGAAGAGTACGGCGTCGAGTTGGGTAATGCCTTCCCGCAACATCTGCTGCCGAAAGTCAGGGCCGGTATCAATGACAAAATGATGCCTGCCGACCTCCAAATGAATCGACACCCGCAGTCGCTTGTCACGGTAGTCCAGCGAGCGACATACCTCACAGCTACAGCCGATCAGCGGCACGCCCGATGAAGTTCCGGTACCTAAGAGGGTGACAATCATTTTTTCAGGAGTGAGGAGCGAGAAGTCAGGATCGAGGGATCATTTTTACTATTTCCTCACTTCTCGCTTCCGCTATTACTCTTCCGTTAATTCATTTACAATCTCAACGAGGCGATCGAAGTTGAGTGGCTTAACGAGCACATCATTGAAGCCGGCGGCTTTAAACTCCTCTTCCGAGTAGTTTTTGGCATTGCCCGTGATCGCCACGACCGGCAGGTTTGATTTTTTCTTATCGCCGAGCGCCCGGATGGCCTTTACGCATTCCATACCGTCCATGATGGGCATGTTGATGTCGAGCAAAACGATGTCAAAATCTTCTTTGTCTACAATTTGCATTACCTGCTCACCATTTTTGACGGCGGTGATTTCATAATTTTGAAATTCCAAAATCTTACGGGCCAGGTTTTGGATTACGGAACTGTCTTCGGCAATAAGAACGCGCTTTTGCGACATGGTAAAATGAAGTTTTGGTGGTTTAATGCTTTACTATTGCAAAAGAACAAAGAAAAGCGAGACTAAAAAAACAGAAAAATCAGGAAGTAAGAAACAGAAAAAGATAAAAGTGTCAAAAACTGTTTGATCTACCAAAAAACCGACACTTTTCAATAAAAAATCCCACGTTTTGAGCGTGGGATTTTTGTAAATAAATGGAATCATAAAGTGCTTAATTGTGCAAAACTACCCCTGCCCCAAGGGCATTTGCCCCGGTGCCTCCTGCTAAGCCGCGTGCATAAAGTGTATAGATTTTTCCATCAGCCAATGTTACGTTTGGCACGGTCAATGCCACCGGCCCGGTGGCACTCCCCGTACGGACTTCAACAGTATACGTACCGGCAGTAAGTGGAGAGAAGTTAGCGAAGTTGACAGCGGTAGCACCTGTGCCCGTCGAAACAGCACGGTAGGCACGGTTGGCAAAAGAAGCAACAGGGGCCGTAACGCCTGTACGAAGTACGTTCACCCATACTGCGGGCGCATTAGGGGCCAAATGAAAGAATCGTATGTGGGCATTTCCCGCTGCGGGCGTCGCCAAGTTGTCAGTAACGTTTAAAAAACGGGGACCACCGGGATCGGTAGCTCCAATCGCCGTAGAACGGGCGCGGTTAAGCGTATCGGTTACAAAAAAGGTATAGTTGATTCCCGAGGCAGCTGTGAAATTGTTTTGGTTGGTTGCTCCTGCTCTGAACAGGATGTCATTTGAACCTAAAATTCCGCCAATGGTACCCGAAGCTGCTTTGGCACGCAACTGTAATGGGCCTACGGTAACAGTATTGTAGGCCGTATTGGCCCCGAGTGCTACGTTTGTACCTGCAGGCAGGTTATTTGTGAAAAAATTAAGCGTTGTACCCGGCGCGGCATTGACAAACAGCACCCGTGATGTAAGGGTTGAAGCAGCGGTAGCAGGTACCGGGGTTGGGTATTCTGTATCCTTGCAACTGACCATCGCTATCGTCGTCAATACGGCGACAGTTACCGAAAAAATAGTTTTATATGAAAATTTCATTTTGTTTTTCTTTAAAGTGTTAACTTTTACCGTTTCAATTAAAACACGACTCTGAAACCGAGTTGTGCCTGCCAGCGCGACCCCAAGCCCGTGTTTTCAAGATACGTAGTGCTTAATGGCGCACCGCTTGCCGTAACCGGGAAGGTAAAAATAGGGCGACCTGTAGTAGGCGCGGCAGCGGTATGAGGCACTTCATATCCTACAAATGAGAGCACGTTTGAACGAACTGGCGTCCGAACTAATCCTGCATTTGAGCTAATTAAATTCAGGAAGTTTTGTACTTCTCCCGAAAACTGAAGCGTAAGGTTACGGCCGGCTACTTTAAATGGAGTGATATCAACCAGCAAACGCATATCCAAACGATTCACCCACGGCATGAAAGCACCGTTACGCTCAGCATATTGTCCCCGGCGGCTATTCAAGTATTCATCCTGAGTGATATAAGCGTCCAATTGGCTCCAAATCTCTTGAGGAGTACGAGTGTCACGCGCATCCGTTGGCACTAAAATAACTTCATTTTGATTACGCGGGATATACATCAGATCCTTATTGGAGTAACCGTCACTATTTAAGTTACCGCCATAATTATATGAAAAGTTTGAACCGGTAAAGCCTGTGTAAATAAATGAAAGCGATGTGGCCAAAAAGTCTTTCACCCACTCTTTGCGCCAAGACACAAACCCATTAATACGATTGGGAACTAAGTTATTTGAATACGATAAATTGGGCAAATTGAGTGTACTTACTACGCTGTTACCCGTAAACAATGAACCGGCTGTCGAGCCACTTTGACCATTGATATCTTTTGAATCGGTACGCGTATAGGCAATCGAACCTTG
Above is a window of Runella slithyformis DSM 19594 DNA encoding:
- a CDS encoding PAS domain-containing sensor histidine kinase, coding for MNDNTPGAPFLFLSGGGEMGELMRRYDWGHTSLGPPGRWPQSLRTTLGILLNSKFPMFLWWGPELICFYNDAYRPSLGNNGKHPYALGKPGEEVWPEIWSIIKPLIDSVLLNGEATWSEDQLIPIYRNGHLEDVYWTFSYSPVYDESVTPAGVLVICTETTEKVRNLQSLNESNEQLQFAIEAAELGTWDYDPATDKFTANDRLKEWFGLPPENELELPAALRAIAEKDRKRITEAIQTALEYSSGGNFQSEYTISNPITGKEIIVQAKGKARFDENRFAYRFNGTLQEVTEQVMARKQMEESEERFRTMSEGTDILIAVGDELGSATYFNKAWMNLTGKSMENLTAMKWMELLHPADRKDYVAVFLSKFEKKEPFKSEFRILTKDNEYKWLLATVTPRFRPDGAFAGYISSCIDITERKKAEETLRESALNEAQARKKIEESEKRFRYVADSAPVLIRMSGTDTLYHFFNKAWLHFTGRTMDQEMGTGWAEGVHPDDIERCHATYLASFENREELYMEYRLRRYDGMYRWISDHSTPRFTAEGVFEGYIGACMDIHDRVIAGNILKENEERLNIVLTASELGMWELNLKTGGTHYSDRYLEILGYEKGTVLEHAQLLKHLHPEDRPRRNEAFEQAYRTGHLQYESRLILNDQSIRWVAAKGKVFYNKDREPVKLLGTIQDITEEKRYRRELEEREQKFRLLADSMPQFVWTGDAAGNLTYFNQSVYNYSGLMREQIEKEGWLQIVHPDEREENVRSWMESVRTGKDFLFEHRFRRYDGSYRWQLSRAIAQRDANGTLQMWVGTSTDIEEQKVFTNELERQVLERTRELEQINRELEQMNTELKSFAYVSSHDLQEPLRKIQTFASRILERDFHNLSESGKDYFSRIQGAANRMQALIEDLLAFSRVNSTERKFEYIHLGPIVEDVKAEFKESIQEKHAVVESSNMCEAYVIPFQFRQLMQNLIGNALKFSVSDRLPHVIIKSEIGPGSQWPQEKLSPQKNYCHISISDNGIGFEPRFNRQIFEVFQRLHTREKYEGTGIGLAIVKKIVENHNGSISASGQLNKGATFDIFLPYDEVN
- a CDS encoding ATP-binding protein, with product MEVNPQKKPEFLSGGGEMGERMRTFDWSKTPLGEPEQWEQSLKTCVRIMLTSSQPIWIGWGSELIKLYNDPYKAIVGGKHPEALGQPAAVVWREIWKDIEPMLRRVMEKNEGTYVERQLLIMERNGYPEETYYTFSYTPVPGDKGGTAGMLCANTDDTSLVLSERQLAALTDLGKHLLNAANDAEVYQKAMEVFEQHRKDFPFAAFYGVSDEGNLLIRRERIPDSLPEAFVGIRINPALQQEVLHEWKEVLQTGKAVVVENLRDRYGALPAGPWQDSPGKALILPISQAHLKVPLALLLIGINPYRQLDAKYQRFFQLIADQIATAITNVRALDEERKRAAELEELDKTKTAFFSNISHEFRTPLTLMLGPLEELMAAKDGHLNDDERHRIETTHRNALRLLKLVNTLLDFSRLASGRQKAVYTPVDLPVYTKNVASNFQSIIEKAGLELHIATETFPEPVYVDRTMWEKIVFNLLSNAFKYTLKGSISLSLSLREKQAVLEVLDTGVGIPAKEIPHMFERFHRVQNTAGRTYEGTGIGLSLVKELVSLHGGTISVQSTEGEGSLFRVSIPVEKKHLPVGQIIDNAAYNEDILSDIYVKEVSVLLEDNPAENHSSGVLLPGTAKKQPTVLVVDDNADMRDHIQTLLRKTYHVITAKNGREALDLLPSVNPALILSDIMMPVMDGIQLLKEIKDNPQTAQLPVILLTARAGEESKIEGYETGADDYLVKPFSSKELLARISSQLKIASTRKHIEQQLKNLFSQAPTGIYVLRGPQFVVEIANARVLAIWGKKASEIVGKPIFEAIPEAAGQGFEQMMEDVYHNGTPCLVNEIPLVLLRRGKIETVYLKFVFEPLREETGVVTGIIGIADEITDLVKARKKIEESEQRFRNLAETLPQLVWVTDEKGNQMYVSSRWKEYTGIEPNNEETWRVIVHPDDLDSTGKAWMNSLTTGKRYKQEVRLKSKTGQYRWHAVNSEPVVENDGRIVKWVGAFTDIHTEKSFAQELESRVESRTRELGEANEALEQKNRELEQMNAELQSFAYVSSHDLQEPLRKIQTFSSRILEIEKNLSETGKNYFSRMQNAAYRMQVLIDDLLAFSRISSTERKFEHLSLSLIIDEVKTEFHEVIQEKNAIIEYNEVCEAHISPFQFRQLMQNLIGNSLKFTMPERPPHIIIKSEIVEGHLLEHDKLAPNKKYCCITVSDNGIGFEQRFSNRIFEVFQRLHGRDKYEGTGIGLAIVKKIVENHNGVISATGVLNEGATFTIYIPHVEVAGRGSTVSEGR
- a CDS encoding PAS domain-containing sensor histidine kinase; this translates as MIPENALTIEGLSAIKSLYNNAPCGYHSLNAEGIFTMINDTELKWLGYTRSEVVGKMAFWDMLPPESLKKYHDNFPLFKEKGTIRELEFDLICRDGTLFPASISSLAVYDAEGNYLVSRSAVFDLRKRKELEALLQQQNEGLKAANEALYALNQEKNRFLGIASHDLQNPLTKLYLLADKLEFTGKNLTPLQLKCVHSIRETVEQMTNLVRNLLNFNLIEQGIPIPSYEIINLPLFLPTLLYRFQHLADRKRIALKFECEYTAVLVKTVPSYLTDIIENLLSNALKFSPPDSVVFLRVHSQEAWAEVSIIDVGLGIKPEEMPLLFGKFCKLSTRPTAGENSTGLGLSIVKELITKIEADITCTSDYGHGATFTVKLPKA